One window of the Candidatus Neomarinimicrobiota bacterium genome contains the following:
- a CDS encoding SLBB domain-containing protein, protein MSLKKTMYVSISTYLILVLAWLLAVPAGAQLRTSDLPKEVLEELKFRGIAIEQILLQAESLGIDLSNPQRAALRARQLGVPESQIQEMLRVANEIQRVRASLSTAPGRFERSGEAFPSLSQPRRTTEAKMLPAVDTTAVDTLELVPGREKLMRPLYFGYDMFKQMPEAFEPSPVGPVDEAYLVGPGDELRLTVWGAAEFQYDLQVDREGRVYVSNVGQFMVAGKRLDRLRRDMKRWLSRTYAGLETDPPTVFMDITITRLRPIKVFILGELARPGGYSLNSYSTIFNALYGVGGPLTRGSLRDIQVIREGKVLAKVDFYNYLLKGYDPNPVQLQDNDHIFIPLRGKTVAISGEVKRPAIYELKQREHFTQLLEYVGGLTANAYVKRVQIERIVPFEKRNDPSIAREVLDVDLEPVLAGERNIQLFDSDSIRVFSILSILENAVSIFGAVKQPGRYELNESVLTIRDLIMKADSLTGDAYLGKADLVRTRDDSTEVFISINLEGVLGDQPTQNLPLLPRDRVLIYSVQDLEEIYQVEIVGQVRNPGVYAWRDSMTVYDLLFQGGGLLDEQYLKDVFLERADLFRKAPNSTGEIIIPFHLGTVLEGREMASELLQPNDRIRIYTVYVEEIMDRYVNIHGAVKAPGQYSLQRNMTVEDLILQAGGFTEDAYLVEAQLSRVVKGGNSPGEKAIQLMVPLTSKRLGEVSFALKDTTLALQQARKVPLNHRDIVYIRTDPDYTYQDTVTVTGEVRFPGQYTLLKENETLSNVIKRAGSVLPTGYARGGRLMRGKERVVIDLADAIEGKKRADVTLLPGDEIIIPPKPNTVAVRGNVAIEGLIKYAPGRRLSYYLEQGGGTGEKTESVFLTQASGATFKIRKIMWLFRRNPVVDDGAIITVTKKPEEEERAKTDIGRTITDVFALLSSVITVIVLAQRINP, encoded by the coding sequence ATGAGCCTTAAGAAAACCATGTACGTTTCCATTTCAACCTACCTGATCCTTGTGCTGGCCTGGCTGCTTGCAGTACCTGCCGGTGCCCAATTGCGAACGAGCGATCTTCCGAAAGAGGTCCTGGAAGAGTTGAAGTTCCGTGGAATTGCGATTGAGCAGATCCTTTTGCAAGCTGAGAGTCTGGGAATTGATTTAAGTAATCCCCAACGTGCAGCTCTTAGAGCGCGACAACTGGGTGTGCCGGAATCACAAATCCAGGAAATGCTGCGTGTGGCGAATGAAATCCAGCGGGTCCGGGCAAGTCTGTCAACAGCTCCCGGCCGTTTTGAGAGGTCAGGAGAGGCCTTCCCGAGCCTTAGCCAACCTCGTCGCACAACTGAAGCGAAAATGCTACCTGCAGTTGATACTACCGCCGTAGATACCCTGGAATTAGTCCCCGGGCGTGAAAAGCTCATGCGTCCCTTGTACTTTGGATATGATATGTTCAAACAGATGCCGGAAGCCTTTGAACCCAGTCCGGTGGGCCCGGTAGATGAGGCGTATCTGGTTGGGCCCGGGGATGAGCTGCGGCTCACGGTGTGGGGGGCAGCTGAGTTTCAGTACGATCTTCAGGTCGACCGCGAGGGGCGAGTATACGTTTCTAATGTAGGCCAGTTCATGGTGGCAGGCAAACGCCTTGACCGTTTACGTCGGGACATGAAACGCTGGCTCTCCAGGACATATGCCGGTCTTGAAACCGATCCGCCAACAGTCTTTATGGATATTACCATCACCCGCCTGCGTCCGATCAAAGTGTTTATTCTTGGAGAGTTGGCCCGTCCGGGCGGTTATTCGCTGAACAGTTACTCGACCATATTCAATGCTCTATACGGCGTGGGCGGTCCGCTCACGCGCGGCAGTTTGCGCGATATCCAGGTCATTCGAGAAGGCAAGGTTCTTGCCAAGGTAGATTTTTACAATTATCTGCTGAAGGGATACGATCCAAATCCGGTACAGCTGCAAGATAACGACCACATTTTTATCCCTCTGCGTGGTAAAACCGTTGCCATCTCTGGAGAGGTCAAACGTCCGGCCATTTACGAGCTCAAGCAGCGAGAACATTTCACACAGCTGCTGGAATATGTTGGTGGTCTCACTGCCAACGCTTACGTGAAACGGGTGCAAATCGAACGAATCGTGCCCTTTGAGAAGCGTAACGATCCCTCCATTGCCCGCGAGGTTCTTGACGTCGATTTAGAACCGGTATTGGCGGGGGAAAGAAATATCCAGCTTTTCGATAGTGATAGTATTCGTGTTTTTTCAATCCTGAGTATTCTCGAAAATGCTGTCAGTATTTTTGGAGCGGTTAAGCAGCCTGGACGTTATGAGCTGAATGAATCCGTGCTGACCATCCGGGATCTAATTATGAAAGCTGACAGCCTGACAGGAGATGCCTACCTGGGGAAAGCGGATCTAGTGAGGACCAGGGATGATTCCACGGAGGTCTTCATTTCCATCAATCTTGAAGGAGTGCTGGGGGACCAACCGACCCAGAATTTGCCCTTGCTGCCACGTGATCGGGTTTTGATTTACTCTGTTCAAGACTTGGAGGAAATCTATCAGGTGGAAATTGTTGGTCAAGTGCGCAATCCTGGCGTCTATGCCTGGCGGGACAGCATGACCGTATACGATCTCCTTTTCCAAGGTGGTGGACTGCTTGACGAGCAGTATCTGAAGGATGTATTTCTTGAACGGGCAGATCTATTCAGAAAGGCGCCTAACAGCACGGGTGAGATTATTATCCCTTTCCACCTGGGGACTGTCCTTGAGGGACGGGAAATGGCTTCCGAGCTCCTACAACCCAACGATCGAATCCGCATATACACGGTTTATGTGGAAGAGATTATGGATAGATATGTGAACATTCACGGTGCGGTAAAGGCACCAGGTCAATATTCCCTGCAGAGAAACATGACAGTGGAAGATCTTATTCTGCAGGCTGGTGGTTTCACCGAAGATGCCTACCTGGTTGAAGCGCAGTTAAGTCGGGTGGTGAAGGGCGGTAATTCACCCGGGGAAAAGGCAATCCAGCTGATGGTTCCCCTGACAAGTAAGAGACTCGGGGAGGTCAGCTTTGCCCTTAAAGATACCACCCTGGCTCTGCAACAGGCGCGCAAGGTACCCCTCAATCATCGGGATATCGTCTACATTCGAACTGACCCGGACTATACTTACCAAGATACAGTCACTGTCACCGGTGAGGTCAGATTCCCCGGTCAATATACCCTTTTAAAGGAGAACGAAACGCTATCCAATGTTATCAAGCGCGCAGGCAGTGTATTGCCTACCGGTTATGCCAGGGGTGGTCGTCTTATGCGCGGAAAAGAGCGGGTGGTAATTGATCTTGCCGATGCCATTGAGGGTAAAAAGCGGGCAGATGTAACTCTGTTGCCCGGTGACGAAATTATTATTCCTCCCAAACCCAATACTGTAGCTGTGCGCGGCAATGTTGCTATTGAAGGTTTGATTAAGTACGCGCCGGGTAGGCGCCTTTCCTATTACCTTGAGCAGGGGGGAGGGACAGGCGAGAAAACCGAGAGTGTGTTCCTTACTCAAGCATCCGGTGCGACTTTCAAAATACGCAAAATCATGTGGCTTTTTCGCAGGAACCCGGTGGTGGATGATGGAGCTATTATAACCGTTACGAAGAAACCGGAAGAAGAAGAGAGGGCAAAGACTGATATAGGTAGGACCATTACCGATGTCTTTGCGCTTCTCTCAAGTGTGATCACAGTCATCGTTCTGGCTCAACGGATTAATCCGTAG